One window of the Alphaproteobacteria bacterium genome contains the following:
- a CDS encoding flagellin, which produces MAEQIGLSSAVRANLFSLQQTSQQGAQTDNRLSSGLRVRDPLDGASEFFAAQSLSNRAQDLSGTKDGVDQAISTIQAATNGLDAIGELTRQAEGLARAARNTGNPDERAALAGQFNELRNQIDGLARDSGFNGTNLVQESPDDLEVSLNEDGSSSLTIQGADSSSAGLGINATTFATDADIDAALAQTQAAQASVRTSTAALGASTSALQTRLDFTRDLTNTLESGAARLTEADLTEEAANRLAIDTRQQIGINALSLAGQSQTAILGLFG; this is translated from the coding sequence ATGGCAGAACAAATCGGATTATCCAGCGCCGTTCGTGCGAACCTTTTCAGCCTGCAACAGACGTCGCAGCAGGGGGCGCAGACGGACAATCGCCTTTCGTCCGGTCTGCGGGTCCGTGATCCGCTGGACGGGGCGAGCGAGTTTTTCGCCGCGCAGTCGCTCAGCAACCGGGCGCAGGATCTGTCCGGCACCAAGGACGGGGTCGACCAGGCGATCAGCACGATTCAGGCGGCCACCAACGGGCTGGACGCTATCGGCGAACTGACCCGGCAGGCGGAAGGGCTGGCGCGCGCGGCGCGGAACACCGGCAACCCCGATGAGCGCGCGGCGCTGGCCGGCCAGTTCAACGAGTTGCGCAACCAGATCGACGGCCTGGCGCGGGATTCCGGCTTCAACGGGACCAACCTGGTCCAGGAATCCCCGGACGATCTGGAAGTCTCGCTGAATGAAGACGGTTCCAGCAGCCTGACGATCCAGGGCGCGGATTCCTCCAGCGCCGGTCTCGGGATCAATGCAACGACATTCGCCACGGACGCCGACATCGATGCGGCGCTTGCCCAGACACAGGCGGCGCAGGCCAGTGTGCGGACCAGTACGGCTGCCCTGGGGGCCAGCACCTCGGCGCTTCAGACGCGGCTCGATTTCACCCGTGATCTGACCAATACGCTGGAATCGGGCGCGGCCAGGCTGACCGAGGCGGACCTGACCGAGGAAGCGGCGAACCGGCTGGCGATCGATACGCGCCAGCAGATCGGTATCAACGCCCTCAGCCTGGCGGGGCAGAGCCAGACGGCGATCCTCGGCCTGTTCGGCTAG
- a CDS encoding AAA family ATPase, which produces MPARQLDAADIAFPAISLGGAAVGDVFSLSSHSRARQALEFGLNVADLGFNVFVVGEDRSGRMTATMKYLESFVEGTGPAGDWIYLNNFRRSYRPIPLSLPAGGGRRFRDRIALLVHQLQEGLATALGGDAFQAEVRAEGGRLQQSVGAEMDTLRAQARAQGIDIVQTPQGPSIVSVDAEGNQVPPDTLSAEERGRRQEAAREIGERMAAVNRRAVQQQAALGARMTELYRQAANNAIAPLFDAVQEELGGYTGAVRWLVQMHEDVLENLAIFGVHGDEEQRRENPESRYAVNLFVDHSDDSNSGVLLEANPTYENLFGRIEYRPTEGGLNTDFSMIRAGSLHRANGGILVLRADALARNPISWDYLKAALRDREIRIEELQRTGSTPLAGAPQPKAIPLDLKVVIIGAPHWYYSFFSVDPDFQTYFKIKAEIDADMDVTPENAASYAALIRNIARDHRGFECDDVAVQRLLGIASRWAANRGKLTARFEMVDDVVIEAVELAHKAGQERLTLEMVMLALENRRRRNARVEDRMQESIRDGHLMIATEGRTTGQVNGLTVRQMGDHAFGGPSRITARASVGRLGVINIERSVAMGGPIQQKGVMVLQGFLSGHFARRFPLSFNCSITFEQNYGGVEGDSASLAELLAILSDLSGLPLRQDLAITGSINQRGEAQAIGGAHHKIEGFFRTCRENGALTGTQGVIVPASNEQNLILRDDVAAAVAAGEFHIWSVRTIDEASALFMDTPAGEADAEGRYPPDSIFGRVVTQLENFDRALFDRESRIRS; this is translated from the coding sequence ATGCCTGCCAGACAACTCGACGCCGCCGATATCGCATTTCCAGCCATTTCCCTCGGCGGGGCGGCCGTCGGCGATGTCTTTTCCCTGTCGAGTCATTCCCGCGCCCGTCAGGCGCTGGAATTCGGGCTGAATGTCGCCGACCTCGGGTTCAATGTTTTCGTTGTCGGCGAGGACCGCAGCGGCCGCATGACCGCGACGATGAAATATCTTGAATCCTTCGTCGAGGGTACCGGCCCGGCGGGTGACTGGATCTATCTGAACAATTTCCGGCGCAGCTACCGACCGATCCCGCTTTCCCTGCCGGCGGGGGGCGGGCGGCGGTTCCGCGACCGGATCGCCCTGCTGGTGCACCAACTTCAGGAAGGGCTGGCGACGGCGCTTGGCGGCGATGCCTTCCAGGCCGAAGTCAGGGCGGAAGGCGGCCGGCTGCAGCAATCCGTGGGCGCGGAAATGGATACCCTGCGGGCCCAGGCGCGCGCGCAGGGTATCGATATTGTGCAGACGCCCCAGGGACCTTCCATCGTTTCCGTGGATGCCGAGGGCAATCAGGTCCCGCCGGATACATTGAGCGCCGAGGAGCGGGGGCGCCGCCAGGAAGCGGCCCGTGAGATCGGCGAGCGGATGGCGGCCGTCAACCGCCGGGCGGTCCAGCAACAGGCCGCGCTCGGCGCCCGGATGACGGAACTCTATCGGCAGGCCGCGAACAACGCGATTGCGCCGCTGTTCGACGCGGTGCAGGAGGAACTGGGCGGCTATACGGGCGCGGTCCGCTGGCTGGTCCAAATGCATGAGGACGTGCTGGAAAACCTGGCGATCTTCGGTGTCCATGGCGATGAGGAGCAAAGGCGCGAGAACCCGGAAAGCCGGTATGCGGTCAACCTGTTTGTCGATCACAGCGACGACAGCAATTCCGGCGTGCTGCTGGAAGCCAACCCGACCTATGAAAATCTATTCGGTCGGATCGAGTACCGGCCGACGGAGGGCGGTCTCAATACCGATTTTTCGATGATCCGGGCCGGGTCGCTGCACCGCGCCAATGGCGGTATTCTGGTGCTGCGCGCCGATGCGCTGGCGCGTAACCCGATCAGCTGGGATTACCTGAAGGCGGCACTGCGGGACCGGGAGATCAGGATCGAGGAATTGCAGCGTACCGGCAGTACGCCACTTGCGGGCGCGCCGCAGCCAAAGGCGATTCCGCTCGACCTGAAGGTTGTGATCATCGGCGCGCCGCACTGGTATTACAGTTTCTTTTCAGTCGACCCGGATTTTCAGACCTATTTCAAGATCAAGGCGGAAATCGATGCCGACATGGACGTGACGCCGGAGAACGCGGCCAGTTACGCGGCACTGATCCGGAATATCGCGCGGGATCATCGCGGATTCGAGTGCGACGATGTGGCAGTCCAGCGGCTGCTCGGTATCGCATCGCGCTGGGCCGCCAACCGTGGGAAGCTGACGGCGCGGTTCGAGATGGTCGACGACGTGGTCATCGAAGCGGTCGAACTGGCGCACAAGGCCGGGCAGGAACGGCTCACGCTGGAGATGGTCATGCTGGCCCTGGAAAACCGCCGCCGCCGCAACGCGCGGGTGGAGGACCGGATGCAGGAATCGATCCGGGACGGCCATTTAATGATCGCCACCGAGGGTCGGACGACAGGGCAGGTCAACGGGCTGACCGTGCGCCAGATGGGCGACCACGCCTTTGGCGGGCCGTCGCGAATCACGGCGCGGGCCTCGGTCGGGCGCTTGGGGGTGATTAATATCGAACGCAGCGTCGCCATGGGCGGGCCGATCCAGCAGAAGGGCGTCATGGTGCTGCAGGGGTTCCTGTCCGGGCACTTCGCCAGGCGCTTTCCGTTATCCTTCAACTGTTCCATTACCTTCGAGCAGAATTACGGCGGGGTCGAGGGCGACAGCGCCTCCCTGGCGGAACTGCTGGCGATTCTCTCGGACCTGTCGGGCCTGCCGCTGCGACAGGACCTTGCGATTACCGGGTCGATCAACCAGCGCGGCGAGGCGCAGGCCATCGGCGGGGCGCATCACAAGATCGAAGGCTTTTTCCGGACCTGCCGGGAGAACGGCGCGCTGACCGGGACGCAGGGCGTCATCGTGCCCGCATCCAACGAACAGAACCTGATCCTGCGGGACGATGTCGCGGCGGCGGTCGCGGCCGGCGAATTCCATATCTGGAGCGTGCGCACGATCGACGAGGCGTCGGCGCTGTTCATGGATACGCCGGCGGGGGAGGCGGATGCGGAAGGCAGATACCCGCCGGACAGTATCTTCGGCCGGGTCGTGACGCAGTTGGAAAACTTCGACCGCGCCCTGTTCGACCGGGAAAGCCGTATCCGGTCCTGA
- a CDS encoding DUF4126 domain-containing protein, whose product MDALSIITLAMGAAWASGINLYATVLVLGLLGSTGLVDLPAGLDPLSSPVVLVIAGAVYIIEFFADKIPGVDSLWDGVHTFIRIPAGALMAAGATAGLGEDYMVALALLGGAAVAAGSHATKAGSRAVINTSPEPFSNWAASIFEDVAVVAGLSLAVFQPTVFLGFLFVFILIAMWLLPKIWRGIRQIYRRFAGAGAGSGNDLQPASKGFTLSPLKRDGE is encoded by the coding sequence TTGGACGCACTTTCGATCATCACACTGGCAATGGGGGCCGCCTGGGCCAGCGGGATCAACCTTTATGCGACTGTCCTGGTCCTGGGCCTGCTGGGCTCGACCGGTCTGGTCGACCTGCCCGCCGGGCTGGACCCGCTGAGCAGCCCCGTGGTTCTGGTCATTGCCGGTGCCGTCTACATTATCGAATTCTTTGCGGACAAGATTCCGGGCGTCGATAGCCTGTGGGACGGGGTGCATACCTTTATCCGCATTCCGGCCGGCGCCCTGATGGCCGCGGGCGCCACGGCCGGACTGGGCGAGGATTACATGGTGGCGCTGGCGCTGCTGGGGGGCGCCGCTGTCGCCGCCGGCAGCCACGCCACGAAGGCCGGCAGCCGTGCGGTGATCAATACCTCGCCCGAACCGTTCAGCAACTGGGCCGCGTCGATTTTCGAGGATGTCGCTGTTGTCGCCGGACTGTCGCTCGCGGTATTCCAGCCGACAGTGTTCCTCGGTTTCCTGTTCGTCTTCATTCTGATTGCCATGTGGCTCCTGCCGAAAATATGGCGCGGTATCCGGCAGATTTATCGCCGCTTCGCGGGTGCCGGCGCGGGCAGCGGAAATGACCTGCAGCCCGCATCGAAAGGGTTCACCCTGTCGCCCCTGAAACGCGACGGGGAATGA
- a CDS encoding PBP1A family penicillin-binding protein: MRRLASLLATAFISLGVIWAALFLLMAPEMPETADLWRVKQSPGITVLAADGGVLEQRGAFNGVLIDVSQMPPHLPRAVIATEDRRFYHHFGMDIIGFGRAMLANFQAGRVVQGGSTISQQLAKNLFLTPDRTVLRKIRELMLSLWLEARLTKDDILTLYLNRVYLGAGAYGVEAAAQRYFGKSARQVNLQEAAMLAGLLKAPSRYAPTNDLKLSRDRAAQVLQNMVAAGYIDEKQAAAARKAPARLMEQSRTASSRYFVDWVEERLPLLIGNRDEDLIVLSTFDPRLQRLAEASVNRLLAKEGKRRGVGQGAVVMLGHRGAVRVMVGGQSYAGSQFNRAVQAQRQPGSAFKPFVYLAGLEAGLRPDTVLRDSPVTVDGWTPGNFSNKYLGDITLRDALARSVNTVTVKVASKAGRNRVVDTARRLGITSPITPHASSSLGVSEVSLLELTSAYAPFANGGQAIVPHGILEVRTRDGSVIYRRDDTDLGHVIAPAYLDAMNGMLREVVTRGTGRAAALADRPVAGKTGTSQNHRDAWFVGYSADFVTGVWLGNDNDSPTKRVTGGQLPAALWQDIMAQASKGLPARPIPTAPAAIARTQRPAAPAPAGEGLTIKRFVEGIAGILANLPYKPLPPEDFINPDSD; the protein is encoded by the coding sequence ATGCGCCGCCTTGCCAGCCTGCTGGCGACCGCGTTCATTTCGCTTGGCGTCATCTGGGCGGCGCTGTTCCTGCTCATGGCGCCGGAAATGCCCGAAACCGCCGATCTGTGGCGGGTCAAGCAAAGCCCCGGCATCACCGTGCTGGCCGCCGATGGCGGCGTCCTGGAACAGCGTGGCGCGTTCAACGGGGTGCTGATCGACGTCTCCCAGATGCCGCCCCACCTGCCGCGCGCGGTGATCGCGACGGAAGACCGGCGCTTTTACCATCATTTCGGCATGGATATCATCGGCTTCGGCCGCGCGATGCTGGCCAATTTCCAAGCCGGCCGGGTTGTCCAGGGCGGCAGCACGATCTCACAGCAACTGGCCAAGAACCTGTTCCTGACGCCCGACCGAACGGTGCTGCGCAAGATTCGCGAACTGATGCTGTCGCTGTGGCTCGAGGCGCGGCTGACCAAGGACGATATCCTGACCCTGTATCTTAACCGGGTTTACCTGGGGGCGGGCGCCTATGGCGTCGAAGCCGCGGCGCAGCGGTATTTCGGTAAATCCGCCCGTCAGGTGAACCTGCAGGAAGCGGCGATGCTGGCCGGACTGCTGAAGGCGCCGTCGCGCTATGCGCCCACCAACGACCTGAAACTGTCGCGCGACCGCGCGGCGCAGGTGCTGCAGAACATGGTTGCTGCCGGCTATATCGACGAGAAACAGGCGGCCGCGGCGCGCAAGGCGCCGGCCCGGCTGATGGAGCAGTCCCGCACGGCCAGTTCCCGCTATTTCGTCGACTGGGTGGAGGAACGGCTGCCGCTCCTCATCGGCAATCGCGATGAAGACCTCATCGTGCTGTCGACCTTCGATCCCAGGCTGCAACGCCTGGCGGAAGCATCCGTGAACCGTTTGCTGGCGAAGGAAGGCAAGCGACGGGGCGTGGGGCAGGGCGCCGTGGTCATGCTGGGCCATCGCGGCGCGGTGCGGGTCATGGTCGGCGGCCAGTCCTATGCGGGCAGCCAGTTCAATCGCGCGGTTCAGGCGCAGCGCCAGCCCGGTTCCGCCTTCAAGCCATTTGTCTATCTGGCCGGACTGGAAGCCGGGTTGCGGCCGGATACGGTCCTGCGCGATTCGCCGGTCACGGTGGACGGCTGGACCCCGGGTAATTTCTCTAACAAATATCTGGGGGATATCACGCTGCGCGACGCGCTGGCCAGGTCGGTCAACACGGTCACGGTGAAGGTCGCCAGCAAGGCCGGCCGGAACAGGGTCGTCGATACCGCGCGGCGGCTCGGCATTACCTCGCCGATAACGCCGCATGCGTCGAGTTCCCTGGGTGTGTCGGAGGTCAGCCTGCTGGAGTTGACCTCGGCATATGCGCCCTTTGCCAATGGCGGCCAGGCAATCGTGCCGCATGGCATCCTGGAGGTGCGGACCCGCGACGGTTCGGTCATTTACCGCCGTGATGATACGGATCTGGGGCATGTCATCGCGCCGGCCTATCTGGACGCCATGAACGGGATGCTGCGGGAGGTCGTGACGCGGGGCACCGGCCGCGCCGCGGCGCTGGCCGATCGCCCCGTCGCGGGCAAGACCGGCACCAGCCAGAATCACCGCGACGCCTGGTTTGTCGGCTATTCGGCGGATTTCGTCACCGGCGTCTGGCTCGGTAACGACAACGATTCGCCGACAAAGCGCGTGACCGGCGGGCAGCTGCCCGCGGCGCTGTGGCAGGATATCATGGCGCAGGCATCGAAAGGCCTGCCGGCGCGGCCGATACCGACTGCCCCGGCGGCAATTGCCCGAACGCAGCGCCCGGCGGCGCCCGCGCCCGCCGGAGAAGGGCTGACTATAAAACGCTTCGTTGAAGGCATCGCCGGCATACTGGCGAACCTGCCGTACAAGCCATTGCCGCCGGAAGACTTTATCAATCCGGATTCTGATTAG
- a CDS encoding DUF6460 domain-containing protein, producing MPRITGGTVIRLLVLSLVVGLILAGLNIDPQNILVSMRDGAIKLFDMGVDLFGWAFTYVLLGAVVVIPIWLIVYIWRYMRGSR from the coding sequence ATGCCGCGAATCACCGGGGGTACCGTCATCAGGCTGCTGGTACTGTCCCTCGTCGTCGGGCTGATTCTGGCAGGGCTCAATATCGACCCGCAGAATATCCTGGTTTCCATGCGCGATGGCGCGATAAAGCTGTTCGATATGGGCGTGGACCTGTTCGGCTGGGCCTTCACCTATGTCCTGCTCGGCGCGGTTGTCGTCATTCCGATCTGGCTGATCGTCTATATCTGGCGGTATATGCGCGGCAGCCGCTAG
- a CDS encoding YqaE/Pmp3 family membrane protein — protein sequence MRILIALVLPWLLFFTIGRPLAGIICLILQLTVIGWIPAAIWAVYSLSQYNTDRKIDALKASH from the coding sequence ATGCGGATTCTTATTGCACTGGTGCTGCCATGGCTGCTGTTTTTCACCATCGGACGGCCCCTTGCCGGGATCATCTGCCTCATCCTCCAGCTGACCGTGATCGGCTGGATTCCCGCGGCGATCTGGGCGGTCTATTCGCTCAGCCAGTACAATACGGACAGGAAGATAGACGCGCTGAAGGCTTCCCACTAA